TCAGCCGTGTTTCAGGAACATGGCTACGAGCGGGCCTCAATGAATGAAGTTGCCCGCCGTGCCGGGGGGTCTAAGGCCACGTTATACAACTATTTTCCTTCCAAGGAAGCCCTGTTTGAGGCGGTGGTCAGGACTTACAGCACCCATTATCTGACCGAAGCCGCCGGGGAGATCCTCAACGACGATGGCAGCGAACTCAGCCTGGAAAGCAAACTCCATCGTTTTGGTAAAGGCATGCTGAGCGTGCTGATGACCGACAGCCAGGCACTGCAACTTTATCGCGTGGTGGTCGGTGAAGCCGGTCATTCGGATATCGGCGCGCTGTTTTATGAATCCGGCGTGCGGGAAAGTATGGAAATGCTCGCCAGCCTGATGAAAAACCATATGGAGCAAGGCGATCTGGCGGAAAATTGCCCGATGCTGCGCGCGCGCCAGTTTTCCGCGTTGCTGAAAGCCGAAGTGGATGAATTGCTGTTGAAAAAAGAGATGGATACTTTTTCTGAAAGCCGGGTCACCGAGATGGTGGCGGCGGCAGTGAACCT
This genomic stretch from Pantoea cypripedii harbors:
- a CDS encoding TetR/AcrR family transcriptional regulator, which codes for MRTLTDEKRQAIMTAASAVFQEHGYERASMNEVARRAGGSKATLYNYFPSKEALFEAVVRTYSTHYLTEAAGEILNDDGSELSLESKLHRFGKGMLSVLMTDSQALQLYRVVVGEAGHSDIGALFYESGVRESMEMLASLMKNHMEQGDLAENCPMLRARQFSALLKAEVDELLLKKEMDTFSESRVTEMVAAAVNLFLAGACRRTGS